From a single Cyclobacterium marinum DSM 745 genomic region:
- a CDS encoding sialidase family protein, translating to MRSFLLVFSIFYSLSVHAQSILPNNWDPVGVADAVLSGLVKVTAPEVKGAHDAEFVLVDDYAYIVAEVNDLKAGESGHWTFIYSTMSIVNLKTMSVEKIIPFAHSEQQFANVTLPEGQCWIPRILQKDKKTLRIYFVNERAGEIPYSQVWYIDYDMRSGAFSKKIHKVKIKTSAGKLDFTTENFYKDAIAHGFNKKPVGYGAYLFDSFKGFDGKIYTTLNNFPGKQNALAIANKKLDTFEILGHYNEPQSAQLSESAVNRLPDGTWMAICRRDDGDKNYLITYSKDGQDWTDAESIPSIPNGTNSKPTFDFFDGIYYLGWQENTKVDGVSRSVFNIDVSLDGKNWERKYSFRTNQSFQYPSFAKHNNSIWLIATQGDHSDSRKERIMFGKLE from the coding sequence ATGAGAAGTTTTTTGTTAGTTTTTTCTATATTCTATTCATTGTCTGTACATGCACAAAGCATACTGCCAAACAATTGGGATCCTGTGGGAGTAGCGGATGCAGTACTTTCAGGACTAGTCAAGGTGACAGCCCCTGAAGTAAAGGGAGCCCATGACGCAGAGTTTGTTCTGGTAGATGATTACGCCTACATTGTGGCTGAGGTCAATGATTTGAAAGCCGGAGAAAGTGGGCATTGGACTTTTATTTATTCGACCATGTCTATCGTAAACTTAAAGACCATGTCCGTAGAAAAAATTATTCCCTTTGCCCACAGCGAACAGCAATTCGCCAATGTCACCTTACCTGAAGGGCAATGTTGGATTCCACGAATCCTACAGAAGGACAAAAAAACCCTTCGCATCTACTTTGTCAATGAACGAGCCGGAGAAATCCCATATTCTCAGGTTTGGTACATTGACTATGATATGCGCTCCGGTGCTTTTTCCAAAAAGATTCATAAAGTAAAAATTAAAACTTCAGCCGGTAAACTTGATTTCACCACAGAGAACTTTTATAAGGATGCCATAGCACATGGATTCAATAAAAAGCCGGTTGGATACGGCGCCTACCTTTTTGATTCCTTTAAAGGGTTTGACGGCAAAATCTATACAACCTTGAACAATTTCCCGGGAAAGCAAAATGCTCTGGCTATTGCCAATAAAAAGTTAGATACCTTTGAAATTCTTGGCCATTATAATGAACCACAATCAGCTCAATTGTCTGAATCTGCCGTTAACCGTCTTCCGGATGGCACCTGGATGGCTATTTGTAGGAGGGATGATGGAGATAAGAATTACCTCATTACCTATAGCAAAGATGGTCAGGACTGGACCGACGCCGAATCAATTCCATCCATTCCCAATGGAACCAACTCAAAACCTACTTTTGATTTTTTTGATGGGATTTATTACTTAGGCTGGCAAGAAAACACAAAGGTGGATGGAGTCTCTCGCAGCGTATTTAATATTGACGTGTCGCTAGATGGTAAAAATTGGGAAAGAAAATACAGTTTTAGAACCAACCAATCCTTTCAATATCCAAGTTTTGCAAAACACAACAATAGCATTTGGTTAATTGCTACTCAAGGTGATCATTCTGATAGCCGTAAGGAACGCATTATGTTTGGGAAGCTAGAGTAA
- a CDS encoding RecQ family ATP-dependent DNA helicase, with amino-acid sequence MKLIAFIDTETAVKSQKVLDIGSIKSTGEIFHSPSMNAFMEFLKGTQFICGHNIIKHDLKYIGRGLTDINFDTSKIIDTLFLSPLLFPKRPYHALVKDDKLQTEDKNNPLNDAKKAKDLFFDEISAFQQLSKSLQEIYYMLLGEKPEFKAFFTFLDYQSHSTEIESFIRKEFYNDICQEANLSKLIEYSPTALAYSLALINTRSRLSITPPWVIKNYPDIESILYQLKNNPCLPGCQYCNQALDIHRGLKKFFGFETYRTYGEEPLQEKAVKAAIDNKSILAVFPTGGGKSITFQVPALMSGENAKGLTVVISPLQSLMKDQVDNLEKSGITDAVTINGLLDPIERAKSFERVENGAASILYISPESLRSKSIEYLLLGRNIIRFVIDEAHCFSSWGQDFRVDYLYIGDFIHALQKKKNKAEPIPVSCFTATAKQKVIEDICRYFQEKLSLELQIFRSKTSRTNLHYKVFPKEDEEQKYNAVRSLIEEKDCPTIIYVSRTYKAYVLAEHLTNDGFSAKPYHGKMDKQEKSENQDAFINGSVQVMVATSAFGMGVDKKDVGMVIHYEISDSLENYVQEAGRAGRDENISADCFVLFNEEDLSKHFILLNQTKLSIKEIQQVWRAIKNITRFRSTVSNSALEIARKAGWYDNIREIETRVKTAITALEEAGYIKRGQNIPKIYANSILAQNAQEAIDKINASEKFQDNQKQNGIRIIKKLFSSKSKNHSNEEEAESRIDYISDHLGIVKEEVFKIIRLLREENILADSKDLTAFIKNGENKNRPLAIVEAYAHIENFLLSTFGEDEKTFQIKALNEAAEENGCKEVSLNKIKTIINFWAIKNWIKRKALSYSNSHINIFCIQPKDKLSEKLKKRHELAVFIINFLHSRYLSNVPEVEQSKTQLLIEFSVQELKEAYENSSLLFKVPITAEDIEDTLFYLSRIEALKIEGGFMVVYNQLTIERIEQDNKIRYKVDDYQKLNEFYENKVQQIHIVGEYAKRMLNDYKEALQFAEDYFQLNYNVFLNKYFKGSRQNEIKRNITPSKFRQLFGELSPRQLKIIKDNQSNNIVVAAGPGSGKTRVLVHKLASLLLMEDVKHEQLLMVTFSRAAASEFKQRLLKLIGNAANFIEIKTFHSYCFDLQGKIGDLDKSTDIIKKTVEKITGGEVEANRITKTVLVIDEAQDMDANEFALIKALMEQNEEMRVIAVGDDDQNIFEFRGANAKYLEQFIHKKQAVKYELTENYRSQKNLVDFTNQFIKRLPNRLKTNPINAISDKNGKIKLVKYQGQHLISPIVNDILSSELKGSTCVLTRSNDEALQITGLLLKYKIPAKLIQTNDGFNLFNLIELRFFFNHLELADDVYVIDEQLWRHAKKALWQKYKKSSKIEVCINLIKEFEASHPNRKYKSDLELFLKESKLEDFISRNGDAIWVSTIHKAKGKEFDNIFLLLQNLSRLLDEDIRLLYVAMTRAKQQLSIHLKGDFLDNIIVDDLVKVTDSTHWPEPDIMVMQLSYKDVWLSFFKYTQYRTSHLKSGDELQAKEGTCFDQENHPILKFSKKFKMQLEDLEKGAYHLASVKVNFIVYWKAEETEEELLIVLPELHFKKKTNPIESIIQAASTPTTTK; translated from the coding sequence ATGAAATTAATAGCTTTCATCGATACAGAAACAGCTGTCAAATCCCAGAAGGTGCTTGACATAGGAAGTATAAAAAGTACAGGAGAGATTTTTCATTCACCTTCCATGAACGCCTTCATGGAATTTTTAAAAGGAACTCAGTTTATCTGTGGGCATAATATCATCAAGCATGATCTAAAATACATTGGCAGAGGACTAACTGATATCAATTTTGACACTTCAAAAATCATTGACACCCTGTTCCTTTCCCCTTTACTTTTTCCCAAAAGACCTTATCATGCACTCGTTAAGGACGATAAACTTCAAACAGAAGATAAAAATAATCCCTTGAATGATGCCAAAAAGGCCAAAGATCTTTTTTTTGATGAAATCTCAGCTTTTCAACAACTAAGCAAATCCCTACAGGAAATTTATTATATGTTGCTTGGGGAAAAACCGGAGTTTAAAGCCTTTTTCACTTTTCTAGATTACCAAAGCCACAGCACTGAAATTGAAAGTTTCATAAGGAAAGAATTCTACAATGACATTTGTCAAGAGGCTAATTTGTCAAAACTTATTGAATACTCACCTACCGCACTTGCTTATAGCTTGGCTTTAATCAATACCAGAAGCCGACTATCCATCACCCCACCCTGGGTAATAAAAAATTACCCGGACATTGAAAGTATTTTGTACCAATTGAAAAACAACCCTTGTTTACCCGGATGCCAATATTGCAATCAGGCATTAGACATCCACAGGGGGTTAAAAAAGTTTTTTGGCTTTGAGACATACAGAACCTATGGAGAAGAGCCCCTGCAAGAGAAAGCTGTTAAAGCTGCAATTGACAATAAATCAATCTTAGCTGTATTTCCTACCGGAGGGGGCAAATCCATCACCTTTCAGGTACCTGCTTTGATGTCAGGAGAAAATGCAAAGGGTTTGACCGTGGTGATTTCCCCGCTACAGTCTTTAATGAAAGATCAGGTAGATAATTTGGAGAAGAGCGGGATTACTGATGCCGTAACTATCAATGGTCTTTTAGACCCAATTGAAAGAGCAAAATCTTTTGAAAGGGTAGAAAATGGAGCAGCTTCTATTCTTTATATCTCTCCGGAATCCCTGCGGTCAAAATCCATTGAATACCTTTTGCTGGGTAGAAATATCATCCGATTTGTAATCGACGAAGCCCATTGTTTTTCTTCTTGGGGACAAGACTTTAGGGTTGACTATCTATATATCGGAGATTTTATCCATGCCTTACAAAAGAAAAAAAACAAGGCCGAACCCATACCTGTTTCCTGTTTCACTGCCACCGCCAAACAAAAAGTCATTGAGGATATTTGTCGTTACTTCCAAGAAAAACTTTCCTTGGAACTGCAGATATTCAGGTCAAAAACTTCCAGGACCAATTTACATTATAAGGTTTTCCCTAAAGAAGACGAAGAACAAAAATACAATGCGGTCAGAAGTTTAATTGAAGAAAAAGATTGCCCTACAATTATATATGTTTCAAGGACCTACAAGGCCTATGTACTGGCTGAGCACTTAACCAATGATGGTTTTAGCGCAAAGCCATACCATGGAAAGATGGACAAACAGGAAAAGTCTGAAAATCAAGATGCATTTATCAATGGATCGGTTCAAGTAATGGTGGCCACCTCTGCATTTGGCATGGGAGTAGACAAGAAAGATGTAGGAATGGTGATCCATTATGAAATTTCAGACTCACTTGAAAATTATGTACAAGAAGCCGGCAGGGCAGGAAGGGATGAAAATATCTCAGCAGATTGCTTTGTATTATTCAATGAAGAGGATCTCAGCAAACATTTTATTTTACTCAATCAAACCAAGTTAAGTATAAAAGAAATCCAACAGGTTTGGAGGGCCATCAAAAATATCACCCGCTTTAGGTCAACGGTATCCAATTCTGCCTTGGAAATTGCCAGAAAAGCCGGTTGGTATGACAATATTAGGGAAATAGAAACTAGAGTAAAAACAGCTATAACAGCACTGGAGGAGGCCGGTTATATCAAAAGGGGGCAAAATATACCAAAAATATACGCCAATAGTATTCTCGCTCAAAATGCCCAAGAGGCCATCGATAAAATTAATGCTTCTGAAAAATTTCAGGACAATCAAAAACAAAACGGTATTCGAATAATCAAAAAGCTTTTTTCGAGCAAAAGCAAAAATCACTCAAATGAGGAAGAAGCAGAATCCCGCATAGATTATATTTCTGACCATCTAGGAATTGTTAAAGAGGAGGTCTTTAAGATTATCCGCCTGTTGCGTGAAGAAAATATCTTGGCAGACTCCAAAGATTTAACTGCCTTTATAAAAAATGGAGAGAACAAAAACCGCCCACTCGCAATAGTAGAAGCTTATGCCCACATTGAAAATTTCCTTCTTTCTACCTTTGGAGAAGACGAGAAGACCTTTCAAATTAAAGCCTTGAATGAAGCTGCAGAAGAAAATGGCTGTAAAGAAGTTAGCCTCAATAAAATCAAAACCATCATCAACTTCTGGGCAATTAAAAATTGGATCAAACGAAAAGCACTTAGTTATTCCAATTCTCACATCAATATATTTTGCATTCAGCCAAAGGATAAATTAAGTGAAAAGTTAAAAAAACGACATGAACTTGCCGTCTTTATCATCAATTTTCTGCATTCAAGGTACCTATCTAACGTTCCTGAGGTAGAGCAAAGCAAAACACAGCTCCTAATCGAGTTTTCCGTGCAGGAGTTAAAAGAAGCCTACGAAAATTCATCCCTACTTTTTAAGGTTCCTATCACTGCTGAGGACATCGAAGATACCCTCTTTTACTTATCGAGAATTGAAGCTTTAAAAATAGAAGGGGGATTTATGGTGGTTTACAATCAATTAACCATTGAGAGAATTGAACAGGACAATAAAATCCGGTACAAGGTCGATGACTACCAGAAGTTGAATGAATTCTATGAAAACAAGGTACAGCAGATTCATATCGTAGGAGAATATGCCAAAAGAATGTTAAATGATTATAAGGAAGCCTTGCAGTTTGCTGAAGATTATTTCCAATTGAATTACAACGTATTTTTAAACAAATACTTTAAAGGAAGCCGACAAAATGAAATCAAAAGGAACATCACCCCGAGTAAATTCCGGCAACTTTTCGGTGAACTTTCCCCCCGTCAATTAAAAATAATCAAAGACAATCAATCCAATAATATCGTGGTAGCTGCAGGACCCGGCAGTGGAAAAACCAGGGTTTTGGTTCATAAACTGGCTTCTTTGTTGCTAATGGAGGATGTAAAACATGAGCAATTGCTAATGGTTACTTTTTCTAGGGCCGCAGCCTCAGAATTCAAGCAAAGACTTCTTAAGCTTATTGGCAATGCGGCCAATTTTATCGAGATAAAAACCTTTCATTCCTATTGCTTTGACTTGCAGGGAAAAATTGGAGACTTAGACAAATCGACCGATATCATCAAAAAAACAGTAGAGAAAATTACCGGGGGAGAAGTGGAAGCCAACCGAATTACCAAGACAGTTTTGGTGATAGATGAAGCCCAAGATATGGATGCCAATGAATTTGCTTTAATCAAGGCCTTGATGGAGCAAAATGAAGAAATGAGAGTGATTGCTGTGGGAGATGATGACCAAAATATATTCGAATTTCGAGGCGCCAATGCTAAGTACCTGGAACAATTTATCCATAAAAAACAGGCCGTTAAATACGAATTGACAGAAAACTACAGGAGCCAAAAGAATCTGGTTGATTTCACCAATCAATTTATCAAAAGGCTTCCAAACCGTTTAAAAACCAATCCAATAAATGCAATATCCGACAAAAATGGAAAAATTAAACTTGTAAAATATCAGGGCCAACATCTCATTTCACCTATAGTAAATGACATCCTAAGTTCGGAGCTTAAAGGAAGTACTTGTGTATTGACCCGATCCAATGATGAAGCATTGCAAATCACCGGTTTATTGCTCAAATACAAAATTCCCGCTAAATTAATTCAAACAAATGATGGCTTTAATTTATTCAATCTTATAGAGCTTCGCTTTTTCTTTAATCATTTGGAATTAGCTGATGATGTATATGTAATTGATGAACAACTGTGGAGACATGCCAAAAAAGCTTTGTGGCAGAAATACAAAAAGAGCTCGAAAATTGAAGTATGCATCAACTTGATTAAGGAATTTGAAGCTTCCCATCCTAATAGAAAGTACAAGTCTGATCTGGAGCTTTTCCTCAAAGAGTCTAAGTTAGAAGATTTTATTTCCCGCAATGGAGACGCTATCTGGGTTTCGACCATACATAAAGCCAAAGGTAAGGAGTTTGACAACATCTTTCTGCTTTTACAAAACCTCAGCCGACTACTAGACGAGGACATCAGGCTTTTGTATGTAGCCATGACAAGGGCCAAACAGCAGCTGTCCATTCATTTAAAAGGGGATTTTCTGGACAATATTATTGTTGACGACCTGGTCAAAGTGACTGACTCCACCCATTGGCCTGAACCGGACATTATGGTGATGCAACTCAGCTATAAAGATGTCTGGCTAAGTTTTTTTAAATATACCCAATACAGGACTTCCCATTTAAAAAGTGGCGATGAACTCCAGGCAAAGGAAGGCACTTGCTTCGATCAGGAAAACCATCCCATCTTAAAATTCTCGAAAAAATTCAAAATGCAACTTGAGGATCTGGAAAAAGGAGCTTACCATCTTGCCTCTGTTAAAGTAAACTTTATCGTTTATTGGAAAGCGGAGGAAACTGAGGAAGAATTATTAATCGTCTTGCCTGAATTGCATTTCAAAAAAAAGACCAATCCGATTGAAAGTATCATACAAGCAGCCAGTACCCCCACCACCACTAAATAG
- a CDS encoding AraC family transcriptional regulator: MNYQTFQPHPDLASLISCYWTLEVPAEGEAKRQRIIPDGCIEMAFILGDDIKRYISQDEFILQPRAMVLGQTVDPFFIEPLGQVNTFAIRFYPYGFANFVTSPIKDLVNRETPIAGLFEEHTANALEQKIIQAKHSQQRIAIIESFLLEKLNEKAIIDNIVKKTVDALISSNGTESIRAILKKDLSKRRQLERKFKKQIGVSPKQLGKVIRLQTAIKMLLNQESDSLTAIAYQTEYYDQAHFIKDFKEFTGINPKEFLGHENMTLSRLFYQ, translated from the coding sequence ATGAACTATCAAACCTTCCAACCCCATCCGGATTTAGCCTCTCTTATAAGTTGTTATTGGACTTTGGAAGTTCCTGCTGAAGGGGAAGCCAAAAGGCAACGGATTATTCCCGATGGATGCATTGAAATGGCATTTATTCTTGGAGATGATATCAAGCGGTACATTTCTCAGGATGAATTTATCCTACAACCTCGGGCAATGGTTCTTGGACAAACCGTGGACCCATTTTTTATCGAGCCTTTGGGCCAAGTAAATACTTTTGCGATTAGATTTTATCCTTATGGCTTTGCCAATTTTGTTACAAGCCCTATTAAAGATTTGGTCAATAGAGAAACCCCTATTGCAGGCTTGTTTGAAGAGCATACGGCCAATGCCTTGGAACAAAAAATAATTCAGGCAAAGCATAGCCAACAGCGGATTGCAATCATTGAGAGTTTTCTCTTGGAAAAGTTGAATGAAAAAGCAATCATTGACAATATCGTAAAAAAGACTGTCGATGCCCTGATATCCTCCAATGGAACAGAATCGATACGCGCAATTCTCAAAAAGGACTTGTCCAAAAGAAGGCAACTAGAGCGGAAGTTTAAAAAACAAATTGGCGTCAGCCCAAAACAGTTGGGCAAAGTAATCCGCCTTCAAACAGCTATAAAAATGTTGCTAAACCAAGAGTCGGATAGTTTAACTGCCATTGCCTACCAAACTGAATATTACGACCAAGCACATTTTATCAAGGATTTTAAAGAATTTACAGGTATCAACCCCAAAGAATTTTTAGGCCATGAAAACATGACCCTATCAAGGCTTTTTTATCAGTAA
- a CDS encoding APC family permease — translation MKQHRNRNKNLGLVELIAIALGGMVGGGIFTILGISVALIGNLTPIAIAVGGIIAALAAYSYVKLGTYYKDEGATYSFFKRTYPGSNFSASAIGWFIIFGYISTLALYAYTFSSYALSSTDFAENIIMRKVVAITVIGLFTLINVWSVNGMGKIEDFMVYTKLIVLSIISFVLIYHGSTDVETFLEIMALDAENANVFSIIIVASLTFVAYEGFQLVINAVNEMKNPDKNIPRAIYSAIVLAVVIYLVISMGALFAIPSEEIIKNKEFALAAGAESILGKIGANLVILGAILATSSAISGTLFGSSRQMAVIAKDGFFPHILSHRKNNIPKNAIIAMAIISSLLISIGGLQLILEFGSVTFLLVSFLMGIANYKIRAKTKSSTFITLLSIVGLGIGGILILYYELTNNWEQMLAILVLYTFLGLGAWRFAKRQATMQNL, via the coding sequence ATGAAACAACATAGAAATAGAAATAAAAACCTCGGTCTTGTTGAATTAATCGCCATAGCCCTGGGCGGCATGGTGGGCGGAGGAATTTTCACCATCCTTGGAATTTCGGTAGCATTGATTGGAAACTTGACCCCTATAGCAATTGCCGTTGGGGGTATAATAGCTGCTTTAGCTGCTTATTCCTATGTAAAACTTGGCACTTATTATAAAGATGAAGGAGCCACCTATTCCTTTTTCAAACGCACCTATCCAGGGTCTAATTTTTCTGCATCTGCCATAGGTTGGTTTATCATCTTTGGATACATCAGTACCCTGGCTTTGTATGCTTATACATTTTCTTCTTACGCCCTAAGTAGCACCGACTTTGCGGAAAATATTATCATGCGAAAAGTGGTCGCAATTACCGTCATTGGCCTTTTTACCTTGATCAATGTTTGGAGTGTAAACGGTATGGGAAAAATTGAAGACTTTATGGTGTATACCAAGCTTATCGTCTTATCGATAATCTCATTTGTTTTGATTTATCATGGCTCAACAGATGTGGAAACATTTTTGGAAATCATGGCTCTAGACGCCGAAAATGCAAATGTATTTTCCATAATCATTGTTGCCTCCCTTACCTTTGTCGCCTACGAAGGCTTTCAATTGGTAATCAATGCAGTAAATGAAATGAAGAATCCGGACAAGAATATCCCAAGGGCAATTTATAGCGCCATTGTTTTGGCGGTGGTGATATACCTTGTCATCTCCATGGGAGCTTTATTTGCTATTCCTTCTGAAGAAATTATCAAAAATAAAGAGTTTGCCCTTGCTGCCGGAGCAGAAAGTATCTTAGGTAAAATTGGGGCAAATCTTGTCATTCTGGGCGCTATCCTAGCCACTAGCAGTGCGATAAGCGGAACACTCTTTGGCTCTTCGCGACAAATGGCTGTCATTGCTAAAGATGGATTTTTTCCACATATCCTCTCCCATAGAAAAAATAATATCCCCAAAAATGCCATAATAGCCATGGCAATCATTTCCAGTCTTTTGATTTCAATAGGTGGTTTGCAATTGATCCTTGAGTTTGGGAGTGTAACTTTCTTACTGGTTTCATTTTTAATGGGCATTGCTAATTATAAAATAAGAGCCAAAACCAAGTCCTCTACTTTTATCACCCTGCTCTCTATTGTTGGCCTTGGAATTGGAGGCATACTAATTCTCTATTACGAATTGACAAATAACTGGGAACAAATGCTAGCCATCCTGGTGCTTTACACTTTCCTTGGCTTGGGAGCTTGGCGATTTGCCAAAAGACAGGCGACTATGCAAAATCTTTAA
- a CDS encoding VOC family protein has translation MKYLIRNGVVLLGFCLAACEGQDQSNTVNRPIDLNGTQKNIPMNSFISIFEIPATEISRAVDFYQAILDIHIVKMEFPEMQMGIFPYEEQMVTGVIMKAEGYTPSASGVTIYLNGGDDLQVILDKVEKNGGEIIVPKSLHADESGFFAIFLDSEGNKMGLHSPN, from the coding sequence ATGAAATATTTAATACGCAATGGTGTGGTTTTACTTGGCTTTTGCCTGGCCGCCTGTGAGGGTCAGGACCAATCAAATACTGTAAACCGCCCCATTGATTTAAACGGAACACAAAAGAACATTCCTATGAACAGTTTTATTTCAATTTTTGAAATTCCCGCGACAGAGATTTCAAGAGCAGTTGATTTTTATCAGGCAATTTTGGACATCCACATTGTGAAGATGGAATTCCCGGAAATGCAAATGGGAATCTTCCCATACGAAGAGCAAATGGTTACGGGGGTGATTATGAAGGCAGAAGGTTACACTCCCTCGGCCTCTGGGGTGACCATCTATTTAAATGGAGGTGATGACCTACAAGTAATTCTTGATAAGGTCGAGAAAAATGGGGGAGAAATAATTGTTCCAAAATCCCTCCATGCAGATGAGAGTGGGTTTTTCGCCATCTTCCTTGATTCAGAAGGGAATAAAATGGGGCTGCATTCTCCAAACTAA
- a CDS encoding YfiT family bacillithiol transferase: protein MDIKKLQFPIGKYIPNNNPNHELIAQWIKQIEDFPTEVENACRDISIEQLNWRHRPGGWTVKQLVHHCSDSHMNSLIRFKLALTEKSPTIKPYFEDKWAELADSLDNNIEHSLNLLRGLHKKWALLLRSLNDQQLELEYTHPEHGEIFNLAETIGKYAWHCKHHLTHINNAIASNGKYN from the coding sequence ATGGATATCAAAAAACTCCAATTCCCAATCGGAAAATACATACCCAATAATAACCCGAATCATGAATTAATCGCTCAGTGGATCAAGCAAATCGAAGATTTCCCAACTGAAGTTGAAAACGCATGTCGGGACATTTCAATTGAACAACTCAACTGGAGACATAGACCAGGTGGATGGACTGTTAAACAGTTGGTACACCATTGCAGTGACAGCCATATGAACAGCCTTATTAGATTTAAGTTGGCACTGACAGAAAAATCTCCTACCATAAAACCTTATTTTGAGGACAAATGGGCGGAATTGGCTGATTCCTTAGACAACAATATTGAACATTCGTTAAACCTTTTGCGCGGACTGCATAAAAAATGGGCACTCCTGCTCAGAAGTCTTAATGATCAACAATTGGAGCTGGAATACACGCATCCTGAACATGGAGAAATATTTAATTTAGCTGAAACTATTGGGAAATATGCATGGCATTGTAAGCATCATTTGACCCATATAAATAATGCCATTGCTTCGAACGGAAAATACAATTAG
- a CDS encoding lysoplasmalogenase family protein, with translation MKGDNGLFIKGFALYFIAHLGYLWYAALNGKLNRKFTVILLSSFLLYFYFLLWPRFEETMLLLAVLIYLLISCLSLGMAVGMNGSAIAKWAFVFGVFLILISDTIISLKEFLGNNNYNYMILPTYYLAHLSISFSLIRAYGNSEKNHRN, from the coding sequence ATGAAAGGCGACAACGGTTTGTTTATCAAGGGTTTTGCATTGTATTTCATTGCTCACTTGGGCTATTTATGGTATGCAGCACTGAATGGTAAGCTCAACCGGAAGTTTACGGTGATTTTGCTCTCCTCATTTTTGCTGTATTTTTATTTCTTATTATGGCCAAGATTTGAAGAAACCATGTTGCTACTGGCGGTATTAATTTATTTGCTTATCTCCTGTTTGTCATTAGGAATGGCTGTAGGCATGAATGGATCGGCGATAGCCAAATGGGCCTTTGTTTTTGGGGTCTTTTTAATTCTTATTTCAGATACCATAATCTCCCTTAAAGAGTTTTTGGGTAATAATAATTATAATTACATGATATTACCCACCTATTATTTGGCCCACCTTAGCATTAGCTTTTCTTTAATAAGGGCTTATGGCAATAGTGAGAAAAACCATAGAAATTAA
- a CDS encoding GNAT family N-acetyltransferase, with the protein MEKGLATNILTLKPATLQDRRNIYIWLAHSNLTRDMLGTPNFPEIPIPTWEEFNEDYKAYYFDGSRPLKGQCFIITLNGEELGQINHNEIDPITQSTEIDIWMADLKFTGKGFGGEALRLLCEYLNQNFGCNTIYIAPSKRNLKAIRAYTKAGFNETKNLPINFVPDYEDSVIMVKKLL; encoded by the coding sequence ATGGAAAAAGGATTGGCAACCAATATATTGACCCTAAAACCTGCTACTTTACAGGACAGGAGAAATATCTACATATGGTTGGCGCATTCTAACTTGACCAGAGATATGCTAGGGACGCCAAATTTCCCCGAGATTCCAATTCCAACTTGGGAGGAATTTAATGAAGATTATAAAGCCTATTATTTTGATGGTTCACGTCCACTAAAAGGACAATGTTTCATAATAACATTAAATGGAGAGGAGTTGGGGCAAATAAACCATAACGAAATTGACCCTATTACCCAATCAACGGAAATTGACATTTGGATGGCAGATCTAAAATTTACCGGCAAAGGTTTTGGGGGTGAAGCATTAAGACTACTATGTGAATATTTGAACCAAAATTTTGGATGCAATACCATCTACATTGCTCCCTCTAAACGAAATCTAAAAGCAATCAGGGCCTATACCAAAGCTGGTTTTAATGAAACTAAAAATCTTCCTATTAATTTTGTTCCCGACTATGAGGATTCGGTAATAATGGTGAAAAAGCTATTGTAA